A section of the Castanea sativa cultivar Marrone di Chiusa Pesio chromosome 12, ASM4071231v1 genome encodes:
- the LOC142618742 gene encoding uncharacterized protein LOC142618742 isoform X1, with protein MIWQLSKQKHLYSTLLLASHSLETSKEEEEKKKALLPLKIMENNNDNEFTCCHCHRIFFNSLNDFRDHNTVAHAGYDVECNLCQNVFSNSTELQTHRQQRHQPQPPPPATAPQQQQQQQQQEAAHPQAHNQQYHPPQPQPPQQQQAGQPQG; from the exons ATGATTTGGCAATTGAGCAAGCAAAAACAcctttactctactctcctcctaGCCTCCCACTCTCTAGAGAccagcaaagaagaagaagaaaaaaaaaaagctctccTCCCACTGAAGATTATGGAGAACAACAACGACAATGAATTTACTTGCTGTCATTGTCACCGGATATTCTTCAACAGCTTGAATGATTTCCGTGACCATAACACGGTTGCACATGCAGGTTATGATGTCGAATGTAACCTTTGTCAAAATGTTTTCTCCAACAGCACTGAACTACAAACACACAGACAACAACGTCACCAACCCCAACCTCCACCTCCAGCCACAGccccacaacaacaacaacaacaacaacaacaagaagcaGCCCATCCACAGG CACACAACCAACAATATCACCCACCCCAACCTCAACctccacaacaacaacaagcaGGCCAACCACAGG
- the LOC142618742 gene encoding uncharacterized protein LOC142618742 isoform X2, whose product MISVTITRLHMQVMMSNVTFVKMFSPTALNYKHTDNNVTNPNLHLQPQPHNNNNNNNNKKQPIHRAMMSKKLCLNFLKFNQMWWRRTACERFPYLQHTTNNITHPNLNLHNNNKQANHRAE is encoded by the exons ATGATTTCCGTGACCATAACACGGTTGCACATGCAGGTTATGATGTCGAATGTAACCTTTGTCAAAATGTTTTCTCCAACAGCACTGAACTACAAACACACAGACAACAACGTCACCAACCCCAACCTCCACCTCCAGCCACAGccccacaacaacaacaacaacaacaacaacaagaagcaGCCCATCCACAGG GCTATGATGTCTAAgaagctttgtttaaatttcCTTAAATTCAATCAAATGTGGTGGAGGCGTACTGCGTGTGAGAGATTTCCATATCTACAA CACACAACCAACAATATCACCCACCCCAACCTCAACctccacaacaacaacaagcaGGCCAACCACAGG